A genomic segment from Paenibacillus sp. FSL K6-1096 encodes:
- the rplD gene encoding 50S ribosomal protein L4, whose amino-acid sequence MPKVTLFNTSGSEVGEVELSDSVFGIEPNAHVMHEAVLMQRASLRRGTHKVKGRSEVRGGGRKPWKQKGTGRARQGSIRSPQWKGGGVVFGPTPRSYSWKLPKKVRRLAIKSALSSKVLGNDIIVLDSLTMNAPKTKEFAAILNNLKVGSKALVVAPGYDDNVALSARNIPGVKFVAADGINVLDVLLYDKLIITKDAVLKVEEVFA is encoded by the coding sequence ATGCCAAAAGTAACACTTTTTAATACTAGTGGTAGCGAAGTTGGCGAAGTTGAACTGAGTGATTCGGTCTTCGGTATTGAGCCTAATGCACATGTTATGCATGAAGCTGTACTGATGCAGAGAGCTTCCCTTCGTCGCGGTACACACAAAGTAAAAGGACGCTCTGAAGTACGTGGCGGCGGACGTAAGCCTTGGAAGCAAAAAGGTACAGGTCGTGCCCGTCAAGGCTCCATTCGTTCTCCACAATGGAAAGGCGGCGGCGTAGTCTTCGGACCAACACCACGCAGCTATTCCTGGAAACTGCCTAAGAAAGTTCGCCGGTTGGCCATCAAATCCGCGTTGTCCTCGAAAGTTCTCGGGAATGACATCATCGTATTGGATAGCCTGACTATGAATGCTCCGAAGACGAAAGAATTCGCAGCGATTCTGAACAATCTTAAAGTGGGCAGCAAGGCCCTGGTTGTAGCTCCTGGCTATGACGACAATGTGGCTCTTTCCGCTCGTAACATCCCTGGGGTGAAATTCGTAGCGGCTGATGGCATCAATGTTCTTGACGTACTGCTGTACGACAAACTGATCATCACTAAAGATGCAGTTCTGAAGGTAGAGGAGGTGTTCGCGTAA
- the rplV gene encoding 50S ribosomal protein L22, translating to MEAKAHARSVRISARKAKLVVDLIRGKQVGEAIAILRHTPKSASPVVEKLLNSAIANAEHNYSMDVNSLFVSEVFVNQGPTMKRFRPRAMGRASRINKRTSHITLVVSEK from the coding sequence ATGGAAGCAAAAGCACATGCAAGATCGGTGCGGATTTCTGCGCGTAAAGCGAAACTGGTTGTTGACTTGATTCGCGGCAAGCAAGTGGGGGAAGCAATCGCAATTCTTCGCCACACTCCGAAGTCCGCTTCTCCGGTTGTTGAGAAGCTGCTGAACTCGGCGATTGCTAACGCTGAGCATAACTACTCTATGGACGTAAACAGCTTGTTCGTAAGCGAAGTTTTCGTTAACCAGGGTCCAACAATGAAACGTTTCCGTCCACGCGCCATGGGCCGTGCAAGCCGGATCAATAAACGTACCAGCCACATTACTTTGGTGGTATCTGAGAAATAA
- a CDS encoding V4R domain-containing protein produces MNRTSLGNMVPLELFRTIRLIGMNQGLPLGGKGTTVTIGRKIGESLPVTSVDELLHLFEELRIGIPRIIHSDERRLNIAVDDCFCKGLPSLADERMVCDLEGAIIEGALCKILGRKVSVKEIKCNVTGHEHCEYEVKL; encoded by the coding sequence ATGAACAGAACTTCGCTCGGCAATATGGTCCCGCTTGAATTATTCCGGACAATCCGCCTCATTGGAATGAATCAGGGCTTGCCGTTAGGCGGTAAGGGAACTACTGTCACCATAGGACGCAAGATTGGGGAGAGTCTGCCTGTCACCTCCGTTGACGAGCTGCTGCACCTGTTCGAAGAGCTAAGAATCGGAATCCCCCGGATTATTCATTCCGATGAACGCAGATTGAATATTGCGGTAGATGACTGCTTCTGTAAAGGACTGCCGTCCCTTGCGGACGAGAGGATGGTCTGTGATCTGGAGGGGGCTATTATCGAAGGTGCGCTATGCAAGATTCTCGGCCGCAAGGTCTCGGTGAAGGAGATCAAGTGCAACGTGACCGGCCATGAGCACTGTGAGTACGAGGTTAAGCTGTAA
- a CDS encoding Crp/Fnr family transcriptional regulator: MIDSITDSAPYSKGSQVCREGEPSAALYVVKSGLIKLTKNSMEGKQHIVRFLFPGDYFGQFALLHNKNNDVTAEMIESGVVCRMHRKDFIPLLEQNAGLAFSFLMSVSEQLHLAEETAGAMHMLEVEKRLARLLIYLYTRNLSESDRTMQSWRQSVDLPSAQKEIAAMIGTTAETLSRKLNKLEALKIIAMHKRTVNILEMEALLQMAEIRE; encoded by the coding sequence ATGATTGATTCGATCACAGACTCAGCACCTTACAGCAAAGGCAGCCAGGTGTGCAGAGAGGGTGAGCCATCAGCAGCCTTGTATGTAGTCAAAAGCGGGTTAATCAAGTTGACGAAGAACAGTATGGAGGGGAAGCAGCATATTGTCCGTTTTCTTTTCCCGGGGGATTATTTCGGACAGTTTGCGCTGCTGCACAATAAGAATAATGATGTAACGGCGGAGATGATCGAGAGCGGGGTAGTGTGCAGGATGCACCGGAAGGACTTCATTCCACTGCTGGAGCAGAATGCAGGGCTTGCCTTCAGCTTCCTGATGTCTGTCAGTGAGCAGCTGCATCTGGCGGAGGAGACGGCGGGTGCCATGCACATGCTTGAGGTGGAGAAACGGTTAGCCCGGCTGCTGATCTACCTGTATACCAGGAATCTCTCAGAATCCGATAGGACCATGCAAAGCTGGAGACAATCCGTAGATTTGCCGTCTGCACAGAAAGAGATTGCCGCCATGATCGGAACAACTGCCGAAACACTTAGCCGGAAGCTGAATAAGCTCGAAGCGCTGAAGATTATTGCCATGCACAAAAGAACGGTAAATATTCTGGAGATGGAGGCGTTGCTTCAGATGGCGGAAATCAGGGAATAG
- the rplB gene encoding 50S ribosomal protein L2: MPIKKYKPTSPARRAMSVSTFEEITTNQPEKSLLAPLFKHAGRNNQGKITVRHHGGGHKRKYRIIDFKRTKDGIPGSVATIEYDPNRTSNIALINYADGEKRYIIAPKGLKVGDKIESGPAADIKIGNSLPLANIPVGTVIHNIELKPGKGGQLVRAAGTEAQLLGKEEKYVSVRLNSGEVRRILSVCRATIGSVGNEDHELIKIGKAGRSRWLGRRPEVRGVVMNPNDHPHGGGEGRAPIGRKSPMSPWGKPTLGYKTRKKNKASDKYIVRRRTK, encoded by the coding sequence GTGCCAATCAAAAAGTACAAACCGACCTCTCCGGCAAGACGCGCTATGTCCGTGTCTACGTTTGAAGAAATCACCACAAACCAGCCTGAGAAATCGTTGCTCGCTCCGCTGTTCAAGCATGCGGGACGCAACAACCAAGGTAAAATTACGGTTCGTCACCACGGCGGCGGACACAAGCGTAAATACCGTATTATCGACTTCAAACGCACGAAAGACGGCATACCAGGTAGCGTTGCTACAATCGAGTATGACCCGAACCGTACGTCCAATATCGCATTGATCAACTACGCTGACGGAGAGAAACGTTACATCATCGCTCCTAAAGGCCTTAAAGTTGGGGATAAAATCGAGTCTGGCCCTGCTGCTGACATCAAAATCGGTAACAGCCTTCCGCTCGCAAACATCCCAGTGGGTACAGTTATCCACAACATCGAGCTGAAGCCTGGTAAAGGCGGACAACTGGTCCGTGCAGCCGGTACAGAAGCTCAATTGCTCGGTAAAGAAGAGAAATACGTATCCGTTCGTCTGAACTCCGGTGAAGTGCGCAGAATCCTCAGCGTTTGCCGTGCAACGATCGGTTCCGTAGGTAACGAAGATCACGAGCTGATCAAGATTGGTAAAGCCGGACGCAGCCGCTGGCTGGGACGTCGTCCTGAAGTACGCGGTGTTGTCATGAACCCTAACGATCACCCACACGGTGGTGGTGAAGGCCGCGCTCCAATCGGACGGAAATCGCCAATGTCTCCTTGGGGCAAACCAACCCTCGGCTACAAAACGCGTAAGAAAAACAAAGCATCTGATAAATATATCGTTCGCCGCCGCACAAAATAA
- the rplC gene encoding 50S ribosomal protein L3 → MKGILGKKLGMTQVFTPEGNVIAVSVIEAGPCVVLQKKDLNIDGYEAVQLGFSDKKESRSNKPEQGHAKKANATPKRYVREIRGVDLGSLEVGQELKADIFAEGEFVDVTGTTKGKGFQGNIKRWGQSRGPMAHGSRYHRRPGSMGSIQANRVPKGKRLPGHMGHTTVTVQRLEIIRVDVERNVLLVKGAIPGPKNSYVKVKETVKK, encoded by the coding sequence ATGAAAGGTATCTTAGGAAAAAAACTCGGTATGACTCAAGTGTTTACTCCAGAAGGTAACGTGATCGCTGTATCGGTTATCGAAGCGGGTCCTTGTGTGGTACTGCAAAAGAAAGACCTGAATATCGACGGATATGAAGCAGTGCAGTTGGGCTTTTCCGATAAGAAAGAAAGCCGCTCCAACAAGCCTGAACAGGGTCACGCCAAAAAGGCAAATGCAACACCTAAGCGCTACGTTCGCGAAATTCGCGGTGTTGACCTCGGGTCCCTCGAGGTTGGACAAGAGCTTAAGGCTGACATCTTCGCTGAAGGCGAATTTGTTGACGTAACCGGTACGACCAAGGGTAAAGGCTTCCAGGGTAACATCAAGCGCTGGGGACAAAGCCGCGGACCAATGGCACACGGATCGCGTTACCACAGAAGACCGGGCTCGATGGGTTCCATTCAGGCTAACCGTGTTCCTAAGGGCAAACGCCTGCCAGGACATATGGGTCACACGACCGTTACGGTTCAAAGACTTGAAATCATCCGGGTTGACGTAGAACGCAATGTACTGCTGGTTAAAGGCGCTATCCCAGGCCCTAAGAACAGCTACGTGAAAGTTAAAGAAACTGTTAAGAAATAA
- the rplW gene encoding 50S ribosomal protein L23, producing MKDPRDIVKRPVITERTSEYMSELKYAFEVDIRANKTEIKKAVEAIFKVKVVSVNTMRVPGKLKRYGKYSGYTPEWKKAIVKLSPDSKPLEFFEAVE from the coding sequence ATGAAAGATCCTCGTGATATTGTTAAGCGACCTGTGATTACGGAACGCACATCCGAATACATGAGCGAACTGAAGTACGCTTTTGAAGTGGATATTCGTGCTAACAAGACCGAAATCAAAAAAGCTGTCGAGGCTATTTTTAAAGTTAAAGTCGTTAGTGTGAACACAATGCGCGTACCTGGTAAACTGAAACGTTACGGCAAATATTCCGGATACACTCCAGAATGGAAAAAAGCCATCGTTAAGCTTAGCCCGGACAGCAAGCCGCTCGAATTCTTTGAAGCGGTAGAATAA
- the rpsS gene encoding 30S ribosomal protein S19 produces MGRSLKKGPFIDGYLLKKVEELNAADKKVVVKTWSRRSTIFPQFIGHTFGVYDGRKHVPVYVTEDMVGHKLGEFAPTRTYKGHAGDDKKTRR; encoded by the coding sequence ATGGGTCGCAGTTTAAAGAAGGGGCCGTTCATTGATGGCTACCTGCTGAAAAAAGTTGAGGAACTGAACGCGGCAGATAAGAAAGTTGTTGTTAAAACCTGGTCCCGTCGCTCAACCATTTTCCCTCAGTTTATCGGACATACGTTTGGTGTATATGACGGCCGTAAGCACGTGCCTGTATACGTAACGGAAGATATGGTAGGTCACAAGTTGGGCGAGTTCGCGCCAACACGTACTTACAAAGGCCACGCGGGTGACGATAAGAAAACCAGAAGATAA
- the rpsJ gene encoding 30S ribosomal protein S10 yields the protein MAKQKIRIRLKAYDHRILDQSAEKIVETAKRSGAGVSGPIPLPTEKQVITILRAVHKYKDSREQFEQRTHKRLIDIVNPTPQTVDALMRLDLPSGVDIEIKL from the coding sequence ATGGCAAAGCAAAAAATTCGTATCCGCTTGAAAGCATACGACCACAGAATTCTTGATCAATCCGCTGAGAAAATTGTTGAAACAGCAAAACGTTCGGGTGCTGGTGTATCCGGGCCGATTCCGCTGCCAACCGAGAAACAAGTTATTACCATTCTCCGTGCGGTGCACAAGTACAAGGATTCCCGTGAACAGTTTGAACAACGGACTCACAAACGTTTGATCGATATTGTGAACCCAACACCACAAACTGTGGATGCCTTGATGCGCTTGGATCTGCCGTCCGGTGTAGATATCGAAATCAAATTGTAA
- a CDS encoding cupin domain-containing protein codes for MERKNTAEAVQYHEERFTKKIIFQKGESVVFILNFMPGQQLPVHKHPGADVYILALNGEGTIHVNGEESPFTQGEALHIAGDESFAYSNNSGAPSSLYVVLSKLPSTEYAKEI; via the coding sequence ATGGAAAGAAAGAACACCGCTGAAGCAGTACAGTATCATGAGGAACGCTTTACGAAAAAAATTATCTTTCAAAAAGGTGAAAGTGTAGTATTCATACTCAACTTCATGCCGGGCCAGCAGCTGCCTGTCCACAAGCATCCGGGCGCCGATGTATACATTCTGGCCTTGAACGGTGAAGGAACCATTCATGTAAATGGAGAAGAATCCCCCTTCACCCAAGGAGAGGCGCTTCATATTGCCGGTGATGAATCCTTTGCGTACAGCAATAACAGCGGGGCCCCTTCCAGCTTGTATGTCGTATTATCGAAATTGCCAAGCACAGAGTACGCTAAGGAAATTTAA